A genome region from Bacteroidota bacterium includes the following:
- a CDS encoding PA0069 family radical SAM protein, with protein sequence MHRGTELRTPNRFERTSLEAFEDGWEAPELRELPVIQTEFLPDHTKSILAKNDSPDVGFQYSINAYRGCEHGCAYCYARPTHEYLGFNAGIDFESKIMVKHDAAELLRSAFDRPSWKPQVVLMSGNTDCYQPAERIYGITRQLLEVFLAYRNPVGIISKNALVLRDLDLLSELACMNLVSVHHSVTTLDRALARKLEPRTSTPERRLASMRALTDAGVPTGVMIGPVIPGLNDEEIPAILQAARDAGASSAGYNMVRLPYSVKPIFEEWLDRNVPMEAKKVRARIEMVRDGRMNDPDFGSRMRGTGAYADYIKDVFKKTCTRLGLNQDHAELTTEHFRRPGEMTLFD encoded by the coding sequence ATGCACCGCGGAACAGAATTACGAACGCCAAATCGGTTCGAACGGACCTCGCTCGAAGCCTTCGAAGATGGCTGGGAAGCACCCGAACTGCGGGAGCTTCCGGTCATTCAAACAGAATTCCTGCCGGACCACACGAAGTCGATTCTTGCTAAGAATGACAGCCCGGATGTGGGCTTTCAGTATTCCATCAATGCCTACCGCGGTTGCGAGCATGGCTGTGCCTATTGCTATGCGCGGCCCACGCATGAATATCTCGGCTTTAATGCTGGCATTGACTTCGAATCGAAGATCATGGTCAAACATGATGCGGCAGAACTGTTGCGTTCAGCATTCGATCGGCCGTCATGGAAGCCGCAGGTCGTACTCATGAGTGGCAACACGGATTGTTATCAGCCGGCCGAGCGAATCTACGGCATCACGCGGCAATTGCTTGAAGTATTTCTCGCATATCGCAATCCGGTCGGGATCATTTCCAAGAACGCATTGGTACTTCGCGATCTCGATTTGCTTTCCGAATTAGCTTGTATGAATCTGGTCTCAGTGCATCATTCGGTCACCACACTCGATCGCGCACTTGCTCGCAAACTCGAGCCACGGACATCGACTCCGGAACGGCGACTCGCTTCGATGCGCGCGCTTACCGATGCCGGCGTGCCGACTGGCGTGATGATCGGTCCCGTCATCCCCGGACTGAACGATGAGGAAATTCCGGCGATCCTGCAGGCCGCTCGCGATGCGGGAGCCAGCAGCGCCGGATACAATATGGTGCGGCTGCCATATTCTGTCAAACCGATATTCGAGGAATGGCTCGATCGCAATGTCCCGATGGAAGCGAAGAAGGTGCGCGCACGGATCGAGATGGTGCGCGATGGGCGAATGAACGACCCAGATTTTGGAAGCCGCATGCGTGGGACCGGTGCGTACGCGGACTATATCAAGGATGTCTTCAAAAAAACATGCACACGTCTCGGCTTAAACCAGGATCATGCCGAACTCACCACGGAGCATTTCCGACGCCCGGGAGAGATGACCCTGTTCGATTGA